The Syngnathus typhle isolate RoL2023-S1 ecotype Sweden linkage group LG11, RoL_Styp_1.0, whole genome shotgun sequence genome contains a region encoding:
- the LOC133161901 gene encoding proto-oncogene tyrosine-protein kinase Src-like isoform X3: protein MYTRVHTRIPCTMSQLSGDALNLSFEMMPPPFSPDCSRCLRHKGGGDGSSLRKPRSDVWRRFPPTADDFSKTAQLPLKCVWNNMSATPVCTFQIRTFIFRSESAQPGLHMGAGKSKPKEPGQRSMSVDGTIGTGSDSGHFHHLGPAQQTQTPNRSPAVGTGRRGYQGYQHAPTNTPEMSLFGGVDHTGAVTSPQRGPLAGGVTTFVALYDYESRTASDLTFRKGDQLQIVNNTEGDWWLARSLTTGGSGYIPSNYVAPSDSIQAEEWYFGRITRRDSERILLNLQNRRGTFLVRESETTKGAYCLSVLDYDNTKGLNVKHYKIRKLDSGGFYITSRTQFTSLQQLVFHYRSKYPDDGEKKKKKRDNIADASHCLKEHSDGLCHALTDVCPVAKPQTQGLARDAWEIPRESLRLDLKLGQGCFGEVWMGTWNGTTRVAIKTLKPGTMSPEAFLQEAQVMKKLRHEKLVQLYAVVSEEPIYIVTEYMSQGSLLDFLKGEAGKMLRLPQLVDMAAQIAAGMAYVERMNYVHRDLRAANILVGDNLVCKVADFGLARLIEDNEYTARQGAKFPIKWTAPEAALYGRFTIKSDVWSFGVLLTELATKGRVPYPGMVNREVLDQVERGYRMPCPSECPGSLHELMLSCWRKDPEERPTFEYLQGFLEDYFTSTEPQYQPGENL, encoded by the exons atgtacacacgtGTACACACACGTATACCATGCACGATGTCACAACTTTCCGGGGATGCACTGAACTTGTCTTTCGAGATGATGCCGCCGCCATTCTCCCCGGACTGTTCTCGATGCCTTCGacacaaaggggggggggatggaagTTCCCTCAGGAAGCCTCGTTCAGACGTTTGGCGACGATTTCCTCCTACCGCTGACGATTTCTCTAAAACTGCTCAACTTCCTCTAAAATGCGTGTGGAATAATATGTCGGCTACTCCTGTGTGTACCTTTCAAATCCGTACCTTCATCTTTAGATCAGAATCAGCACAG CCAGGTCTGCACATGGGGGCGGGCAAGAGCAAGCCCAAGGAACCGGGCCAGCGCTCCATGAGCGTGGACGGCACCATCGGGACGGGTTCCGACAGCGGACACTTCCACCACCTGGGTCCCGCCCAGCAGACCCAAACCCCAAACAGGAGCCCGGCGGTGGGCACGGGCCGGCGGGGATACCAGGGATACCAGCACGCGCCCACCAACACTCCGGAAATGTCTCTCTTCGGAGGAGTTGACCACACGGGCGCTGTCACGTCACCTCAGAGAGGACCTTTGGCAG GAGGTGTCACCACATTTGTGGCGCTTTATGACTATGAGTCACGGACGGCGTCCGATCTGACCTTTCGGAAAGGCGACCAGCTGCAAATTGTCAACAACAC AGAAGGGGACTGGTGGTTAGCTCGCTCCTTGACAACCGGAGGGAGCGGTTACATCCCCAGCAACTATGTGGCGCCGTCCGACTCCATTCAAGCGGAAGA GTGGTATTTTGGGAGGATAACTCGGCGAGACTCGGAAAGGATCCTTTTGAATTTACAGAATAGACGAGGAACCTTCCTGGTGAGGGAGAGCGAAACCACCAAAG GAGCTTACTGTCTTTCGGTGCTGGATTACGACAACACCAAAGGCCTGAATGTGAAACATTACAAGATCAGGAAGCTGGATAGCGGCGGCTTCTACATCACGTCCCGCACGCAGTTCACCAGTCTGCAGCAGCTCGTCTTCCATTATCGCAGTAAGTACCCAGACgatggagagaagaaaaaaaaaaaacgtgacaacATTGCTGACGCCTCGCATTGTCTTAAAGAGCACTCTGATGGGCTGTGCCACGCCCTGACCGATGTGTGCCCCGTGGCTAAGCCCCAGACCCAGGGACTGGCTCGCGATGCCTGGGAGATCCCTCGAGAGTCCCTCCGGCTTGACCTTAAACTCGGCCAGGGCTGCTTCGGAGAGGTCTGGATGG GCACGTGGAATGGTACAACGCGGGTGGCCATCAAGACCCTGAAGCCGGGCACCATGTCACCAGAGGCCTTCCTGCAGGAAGCGCAAGTCATGAAGAAACTCAGGCATGAGAAGTTGGTTCAGCTCTACGCCGTGGTATCCGAGGAACCCATCTACATCGTCACTGAGTACATGAGCCaag GCAGCctactggacttcctcaaaGGAGAAGCGGGAAAAATGCTTCGACTGCCTCAGCTGGTGGACATGGCCGCTCAG ATCGCAGCGGGGATGGCGTATGTGGAGAGGATGAACTACGTGCACAGAGACCTACGTGCCGCCAACATCCTGGTGGGAGACAACCTGGTGTGCAAGGTGGCCGACTTTGGACTGGCCAGACTCATCGAAGACAACGAGTACACTGCCAGGCAGG GCGCCAAGTTCCCCATCAAGTGGACGGCGCCCGAGGCGGCGCTTTACGGCCGTTTCACTATCAAGTCGGACGTGTGGTCCTTCGGGGTGCTGCTGACAGAGCTGGCCACCAAAGGCCGAGTTCCTTATCCAG GCATGGTAAACCGCGAGGTCCTGGACCAGGTAGAGCGCGGCTACCGGATGCCCTGCCCGTCCGAGTGTCCCGGCTCCCTGCACGAACTCATGCTCTCCTGCTGGCGGAAGGACCCCGAAGAAAGGCCCACCTTTGAATACCTACAGGGCTTTCTGGAGGACTACTTCACCTCCACGGAACCCCAGTACCAGCCTGGGGAGAACCTATAG
- the LOC133161901 gene encoding proto-oncogene tyrosine-protein kinase Src-like isoform X5: MYTRVHTRIPCTMSQLSGDALNLSFEMMPPPFSPDCSRCLRHKGGGDGSSLRKPRSDVWRRFPPTADDFSKTAQLPLKCVWNNMSATPVCTFQIRTFIFRSESAQPGLHMGAGKSKPKEPGQRSMSVDGTIGTGSDSGHFHHLGPAQQTQTPNRSPAVGTGRRGYQGYQHAPTNTPEMSLFGGVDHTGAVTSPQRGPLAGGVTTFVALYDYESRTASDLTFRKGDQLQIVNNTKKYSFREGDWWLARSLTTGGSGYIPSNYVAPSDSIQAEEWYFGRITRRDSERILLNLQNRRGTFLVRESETTKGAYCLSVLDYDNTKGLNVKHYKIRKLDSGGFYITSRTQFTSLQQLVFHYRKHSDGLCHALTDVCPVAKPQTQGLARDAWEIPRESLRLDLKLGQGCFGEVWMGTWNGTTRVAIKTLKPGTMSPEAFLQEAQVMKKLRHEKLVQLYAVVSEEPIYIVTEYMSQGSLLDFLKGEAGKMLRLPQLVDMAAQIAAGMAYVERMNYVHRDLRAANILVGDNLVCKVADFGLARLIEDNEYTARQGAKFPIKWTAPEAALYGRFTIKSDVWSFGVLLTELATKGRVPYPGMVNREVLDQVERGYRMPCPSECPGSLHELMLSCWRKDPEERPTFEYLQGFLEDYFTSTEPQYQPGENL; the protein is encoded by the exons atgtacacacgtGTACACACACGTATACCATGCACGATGTCACAACTTTCCGGGGATGCACTGAACTTGTCTTTCGAGATGATGCCGCCGCCATTCTCCCCGGACTGTTCTCGATGCCTTCGacacaaaggggggggggatggaagTTCCCTCAGGAAGCCTCGTTCAGACGTTTGGCGACGATTTCCTCCTACCGCTGACGATTTCTCTAAAACTGCTCAACTTCCTCTAAAATGCGTGTGGAATAATATGTCGGCTACTCCTGTGTGTACCTTTCAAATCCGTACCTTCATCTTTAGATCAGAATCAGCACAG CCAGGTCTGCACATGGGGGCGGGCAAGAGCAAGCCCAAGGAACCGGGCCAGCGCTCCATGAGCGTGGACGGCACCATCGGGACGGGTTCCGACAGCGGACACTTCCACCACCTGGGTCCCGCCCAGCAGACCCAAACCCCAAACAGGAGCCCGGCGGTGGGCACGGGCCGGCGGGGATACCAGGGATACCAGCACGCGCCCACCAACACTCCGGAAATGTCTCTCTTCGGAGGAGTTGACCACACGGGCGCTGTCACGTCACCTCAGAGAGGACCTTTGGCAG GAGGTGTCACCACATTTGTGGCGCTTTATGACTATGAGTCACGGACGGCGTCCGATCTGACCTTTCGGAAAGGCGACCAGCTGCAAATTGTCAACAACAC GAAAAAGTACAGCTTCAG AGAAGGGGACTGGTGGTTAGCTCGCTCCTTGACAACCGGAGGGAGCGGTTACATCCCCAGCAACTATGTGGCGCCGTCCGACTCCATTCAAGCGGAAGA GTGGTATTTTGGGAGGATAACTCGGCGAGACTCGGAAAGGATCCTTTTGAATTTACAGAATAGACGAGGAACCTTCCTGGTGAGGGAGAGCGAAACCACCAAAG GAGCTTACTGTCTTTCGGTGCTGGATTACGACAACACCAAAGGCCTGAATGTGAAACATTACAAGATCAGGAAGCTGGATAGCGGCGGCTTCTACATCACGTCCCGCACGCAGTTCACCAGTCTGCAGCAGCTCGTCTTCCATTATCGCA AGCACTCTGATGGGCTGTGCCACGCCCTGACCGATGTGTGCCCCGTGGCTAAGCCCCAGACCCAGGGACTGGCTCGCGATGCCTGGGAGATCCCTCGAGAGTCCCTCCGGCTTGACCTTAAACTCGGCCAGGGCTGCTTCGGAGAGGTCTGGATGG GCACGTGGAATGGTACAACGCGGGTGGCCATCAAGACCCTGAAGCCGGGCACCATGTCACCAGAGGCCTTCCTGCAGGAAGCGCAAGTCATGAAGAAACTCAGGCATGAGAAGTTGGTTCAGCTCTACGCCGTGGTATCCGAGGAACCCATCTACATCGTCACTGAGTACATGAGCCaag GCAGCctactggacttcctcaaaGGAGAAGCGGGAAAAATGCTTCGACTGCCTCAGCTGGTGGACATGGCCGCTCAG ATCGCAGCGGGGATGGCGTATGTGGAGAGGATGAACTACGTGCACAGAGACCTACGTGCCGCCAACATCCTGGTGGGAGACAACCTGGTGTGCAAGGTGGCCGACTTTGGACTGGCCAGACTCATCGAAGACAACGAGTACACTGCCAGGCAGG GCGCCAAGTTCCCCATCAAGTGGACGGCGCCCGAGGCGGCGCTTTACGGCCGTTTCACTATCAAGTCGGACGTGTGGTCCTTCGGGGTGCTGCTGACAGAGCTGGCCACCAAAGGCCGAGTTCCTTATCCAG GCATGGTAAACCGCGAGGTCCTGGACCAGGTAGAGCGCGGCTACCGGATGCCCTGCCCGTCCGAGTGTCCCGGCTCCCTGCACGAACTCATGCTCTCCTGCTGGCGGAAGGACCCCGAAGAAAGGCCCACCTTTGAATACCTACAGGGCTTTCTGGAGGACTACTTCACCTCCACGGAACCCCAGTACCAGCCTGGGGAGAACCTATAG
- the LOC133161901 gene encoding proto-oncogene tyrosine-protein kinase Src-like isoform X2, translating to MYTRVHTRIPCTMSQLSGDALNLSFEMMPPPFSPDCSRCLRHKGGGDGSSLRKPRSDVWRRFPPTADDFSKTAQLPLKCVWNNMSATPVCTFQIRTFIFRSESAQPGLHMGAGKSKPKEPGQRSMSVDGTIGTGSDSGHFHHLGPAQQTQTPNRSPAVGTGRRGYQGYQHAPTNTPEMSLFGGVDHTGAVTSPQRGPLAGGVTTFVALYDYESRTASDLTFRKGDQLQIVNNTKKYSFREGDWWLARSLTTGGSGYIPSNYVAPSDSIQAEEWYFGRITRRDSERILLNLQNRRGTFLVRESETTKGAYCLSVLDYDNTKGLNVKHYKIRKLDSGGFYITSRTQFTSLQQLVFHYRKHSDGLCHALTDVCPVAKPQTQGLARDAWEIPRESLRLDLKLGQGCFGEVWMGTWNGTTRVAIKTLKPGTMSPEAFLQEAQVMKKLRHEKLVQLYAVVSEEPIYIVTEYMSQGSLLDFLKGEAGKMLRLPQLVDMAAQVGPHPKMREPGVRRTAFSLFPQIAAGMAYVERMNYVHRDLRAANILVGDNLVCKVADFGLARLIEDNEYTARQGAKFPIKWTAPEAALYGRFTIKSDVWSFGVLLTELATKGRVPYPGMVNREVLDQVERGYRMPCPSECPGSLHELMLSCWRKDPEERPTFEYLQGFLEDYFTSTEPQYQPGENL from the exons atgtacacacgtGTACACACACGTATACCATGCACGATGTCACAACTTTCCGGGGATGCACTGAACTTGTCTTTCGAGATGATGCCGCCGCCATTCTCCCCGGACTGTTCTCGATGCCTTCGacacaaaggggggggggatggaagTTCCCTCAGGAAGCCTCGTTCAGACGTTTGGCGACGATTTCCTCCTACCGCTGACGATTTCTCTAAAACTGCTCAACTTCCTCTAAAATGCGTGTGGAATAATATGTCGGCTACTCCTGTGTGTACCTTTCAAATCCGTACCTTCATCTTTAGATCAGAATCAGCACAG CCAGGTCTGCACATGGGGGCGGGCAAGAGCAAGCCCAAGGAACCGGGCCAGCGCTCCATGAGCGTGGACGGCACCATCGGGACGGGTTCCGACAGCGGACACTTCCACCACCTGGGTCCCGCCCAGCAGACCCAAACCCCAAACAGGAGCCCGGCGGTGGGCACGGGCCGGCGGGGATACCAGGGATACCAGCACGCGCCCACCAACACTCCGGAAATGTCTCTCTTCGGAGGAGTTGACCACACGGGCGCTGTCACGTCACCTCAGAGAGGACCTTTGGCAG GAGGTGTCACCACATTTGTGGCGCTTTATGACTATGAGTCACGGACGGCGTCCGATCTGACCTTTCGGAAAGGCGACCAGCTGCAAATTGTCAACAACAC GAAAAAGTACAGCTTCAG AGAAGGGGACTGGTGGTTAGCTCGCTCCTTGACAACCGGAGGGAGCGGTTACATCCCCAGCAACTATGTGGCGCCGTCCGACTCCATTCAAGCGGAAGA GTGGTATTTTGGGAGGATAACTCGGCGAGACTCGGAAAGGATCCTTTTGAATTTACAGAATAGACGAGGAACCTTCCTGGTGAGGGAGAGCGAAACCACCAAAG GAGCTTACTGTCTTTCGGTGCTGGATTACGACAACACCAAAGGCCTGAATGTGAAACATTACAAGATCAGGAAGCTGGATAGCGGCGGCTTCTACATCACGTCCCGCACGCAGTTCACCAGTCTGCAGCAGCTCGTCTTCCATTATCGCA AGCACTCTGATGGGCTGTGCCACGCCCTGACCGATGTGTGCCCCGTGGCTAAGCCCCAGACCCAGGGACTGGCTCGCGATGCCTGGGAGATCCCTCGAGAGTCCCTCCGGCTTGACCTTAAACTCGGCCAGGGCTGCTTCGGAGAGGTCTGGATGG GCACGTGGAATGGTACAACGCGGGTGGCCATCAAGACCCTGAAGCCGGGCACCATGTCACCAGAGGCCTTCCTGCAGGAAGCGCAAGTCATGAAGAAACTCAGGCATGAGAAGTTGGTTCAGCTCTACGCCGTGGTATCCGAGGAACCCATCTACATCGTCACTGAGTACATGAGCCaag GCAGCctactggacttcctcaaaGGAGAAGCGGGAAAAATGCTTCGACTGCCTCAGCTGGTGGACATGGCCGCTCAGGTTGGGCCGCATCCCAAAATGCGAGAGCCAGGCGTGAGACGGACGGCATTCTCTCTCTTTCCCCAGATCGCAGCGGGGATGGCGTATGTGGAGAGGATGAACTACGTGCACAGAGACCTACGTGCCGCCAACATCCTGGTGGGAGACAACCTGGTGTGCAAGGTGGCCGACTTTGGACTGGCCAGACTCATCGAAGACAACGAGTACACTGCCAGGCAGG GCGCCAAGTTCCCCATCAAGTGGACGGCGCCCGAGGCGGCGCTTTACGGCCGTTTCACTATCAAGTCGGACGTGTGGTCCTTCGGGGTGCTGCTGACAGAGCTGGCCACCAAAGGCCGAGTTCCTTATCCAG GCATGGTAAACCGCGAGGTCCTGGACCAGGTAGAGCGCGGCTACCGGATGCCCTGCCCGTCCGAGTGTCCCGGCTCCCTGCACGAACTCATGCTCTCCTGCTGGCGGAAGGACCCCGAAGAAAGGCCCACCTTTGAATACCTACAGGGCTTTCTGGAGGACTACTTCACCTCCACGGAACCCCAGTACCAGCCTGGGGAGAACCTATAG
- the LOC133161901 gene encoding proto-oncogene tyrosine-protein kinase Src-like isoform X4 has product MYTRVHTRIPCTMSQLSGDALNLSFEMMPPPFSPDCSRCLRHKGGGDGSSLRKPRSDVWRRFPPTADDFSKTAQLPLKCVWNNMSATPVCTFQIRTFIFRSESAQPGLHMGAGKSKPKEPGQRSMSVDGTIGTGSDSGHFHHLGPAQQTQTPNRSPAVGTGRRGYQGYQHAPTNTPEMSLFGGVDHTGAVTSPQRGPLAGGVTTFVALYDYESRTASDLTFRKGDQLQIVNNTEGDWWLARSLTTGGSGYIPSNYVAPSDSIQAEEWYFGRITRRDSERILLNLQNRRGTFLVRESETTKGAYCLSVLDYDNTKGLNVKHYKIRKLDSGGFYITSRTQFTSLQQLVFHYRKHSDGLCHALTDVCPVAKPQTQGLARDAWEIPRESLRLDLKLGQGCFGEVWMGTWNGTTRVAIKTLKPGTMSPEAFLQEAQVMKKLRHEKLVQLYAVVSEEPIYIVTEYMSQGSLLDFLKGEAGKMLRLPQLVDMAAQVGPHPKMREPGVRRTAFSLFPQIAAGMAYVERMNYVHRDLRAANILVGDNLVCKVADFGLARLIEDNEYTARQGAKFPIKWTAPEAALYGRFTIKSDVWSFGVLLTELATKGRVPYPGMVNREVLDQVERGYRMPCPSECPGSLHELMLSCWRKDPEERPTFEYLQGFLEDYFTSTEPQYQPGENL; this is encoded by the exons atgtacacacgtGTACACACACGTATACCATGCACGATGTCACAACTTTCCGGGGATGCACTGAACTTGTCTTTCGAGATGATGCCGCCGCCATTCTCCCCGGACTGTTCTCGATGCCTTCGacacaaaggggggggggatggaagTTCCCTCAGGAAGCCTCGTTCAGACGTTTGGCGACGATTTCCTCCTACCGCTGACGATTTCTCTAAAACTGCTCAACTTCCTCTAAAATGCGTGTGGAATAATATGTCGGCTACTCCTGTGTGTACCTTTCAAATCCGTACCTTCATCTTTAGATCAGAATCAGCACAG CCAGGTCTGCACATGGGGGCGGGCAAGAGCAAGCCCAAGGAACCGGGCCAGCGCTCCATGAGCGTGGACGGCACCATCGGGACGGGTTCCGACAGCGGACACTTCCACCACCTGGGTCCCGCCCAGCAGACCCAAACCCCAAACAGGAGCCCGGCGGTGGGCACGGGCCGGCGGGGATACCAGGGATACCAGCACGCGCCCACCAACACTCCGGAAATGTCTCTCTTCGGAGGAGTTGACCACACGGGCGCTGTCACGTCACCTCAGAGAGGACCTTTGGCAG GAGGTGTCACCACATTTGTGGCGCTTTATGACTATGAGTCACGGACGGCGTCCGATCTGACCTTTCGGAAAGGCGACCAGCTGCAAATTGTCAACAACAC AGAAGGGGACTGGTGGTTAGCTCGCTCCTTGACAACCGGAGGGAGCGGTTACATCCCCAGCAACTATGTGGCGCCGTCCGACTCCATTCAAGCGGAAGA GTGGTATTTTGGGAGGATAACTCGGCGAGACTCGGAAAGGATCCTTTTGAATTTACAGAATAGACGAGGAACCTTCCTGGTGAGGGAGAGCGAAACCACCAAAG GAGCTTACTGTCTTTCGGTGCTGGATTACGACAACACCAAAGGCCTGAATGTGAAACATTACAAGATCAGGAAGCTGGATAGCGGCGGCTTCTACATCACGTCCCGCACGCAGTTCACCAGTCTGCAGCAGCTCGTCTTCCATTATCGCA AGCACTCTGATGGGCTGTGCCACGCCCTGACCGATGTGTGCCCCGTGGCTAAGCCCCAGACCCAGGGACTGGCTCGCGATGCCTGGGAGATCCCTCGAGAGTCCCTCCGGCTTGACCTTAAACTCGGCCAGGGCTGCTTCGGAGAGGTCTGGATGG GCACGTGGAATGGTACAACGCGGGTGGCCATCAAGACCCTGAAGCCGGGCACCATGTCACCAGAGGCCTTCCTGCAGGAAGCGCAAGTCATGAAGAAACTCAGGCATGAGAAGTTGGTTCAGCTCTACGCCGTGGTATCCGAGGAACCCATCTACATCGTCACTGAGTACATGAGCCaag GCAGCctactggacttcctcaaaGGAGAAGCGGGAAAAATGCTTCGACTGCCTCAGCTGGTGGACATGGCCGCTCAGGTTGGGCCGCATCCCAAAATGCGAGAGCCAGGCGTGAGACGGACGGCATTCTCTCTCTTTCCCCAGATCGCAGCGGGGATGGCGTATGTGGAGAGGATGAACTACGTGCACAGAGACCTACGTGCCGCCAACATCCTGGTGGGAGACAACCTGGTGTGCAAGGTGGCCGACTTTGGACTGGCCAGACTCATCGAAGACAACGAGTACACTGCCAGGCAGG GCGCCAAGTTCCCCATCAAGTGGACGGCGCCCGAGGCGGCGCTTTACGGCCGTTTCACTATCAAGTCGGACGTGTGGTCCTTCGGGGTGCTGCTGACAGAGCTGGCCACCAAAGGCCGAGTTCCTTATCCAG GCATGGTAAACCGCGAGGTCCTGGACCAGGTAGAGCGCGGCTACCGGATGCCCTGCCCGTCCGAGTGTCCCGGCTCCCTGCACGAACTCATGCTCTCCTGCTGGCGGAAGGACCCCGAAGAAAGGCCCACCTTTGAATACCTACAGGGCTTTCTGGAGGACTACTTCACCTCCACGGAACCCCAGTACCAGCCTGGGGAGAACCTATAG
- the LOC133161901 gene encoding proto-oncogene tyrosine-protein kinase Src-like isoform X1, which produces MYTRVHTRIPCTMSQLSGDALNLSFEMMPPPFSPDCSRCLRHKGGGDGSSLRKPRSDVWRRFPPTADDFSKTAQLPLKCVWNNMSATPVCTFQIRTFIFRSESAQPGLHMGAGKSKPKEPGQRSMSVDGTIGTGSDSGHFHHLGPAQQTQTPNRSPAVGTGRRGYQGYQHAPTNTPEMSLFGGVDHTGAVTSPQRGPLAGGVTTFVALYDYESRTASDLTFRKGDQLQIVNNTKKYSFREGDWWLARSLTTGGSGYIPSNYVAPSDSIQAEEYVTRNTRCSANSTNLCGWLARFSTFGRWYFGRITRRDSERILLNLQNRRGTFLVRESETTKGAYCLSVLDYDNTKGLNVKHYKIRKLDSGGFYITSRTQFTSLQQLVFHYRKHSDGLCHALTDVCPVAKPQTQGLARDAWEIPRESLRLDLKLGQGCFGEVWMGTWNGTTRVAIKTLKPGTMSPEAFLQEAQVMKKLRHEKLVQLYAVVSEEPIYIVTEYMSQGSLLDFLKGEAGKMLRLPQLVDMAAQIAAGMAYVERMNYVHRDLRAANILVGDNLVCKVADFGLARLIEDNEYTARQGAKFPIKWTAPEAALYGRFTIKSDVWSFGVLLTELATKGRVPYPGMVNREVLDQVERGYRMPCPSECPGSLHELMLSCWRKDPEERPTFEYLQGFLEDYFTSTEPQYQPGENL; this is translated from the exons atgtacacacgtGTACACACACGTATACCATGCACGATGTCACAACTTTCCGGGGATGCACTGAACTTGTCTTTCGAGATGATGCCGCCGCCATTCTCCCCGGACTGTTCTCGATGCCTTCGacacaaaggggggggggatggaagTTCCCTCAGGAAGCCTCGTTCAGACGTTTGGCGACGATTTCCTCCTACCGCTGACGATTTCTCTAAAACTGCTCAACTTCCTCTAAAATGCGTGTGGAATAATATGTCGGCTACTCCTGTGTGTACCTTTCAAATCCGTACCTTCATCTTTAGATCAGAATCAGCACAG CCAGGTCTGCACATGGGGGCGGGCAAGAGCAAGCCCAAGGAACCGGGCCAGCGCTCCATGAGCGTGGACGGCACCATCGGGACGGGTTCCGACAGCGGACACTTCCACCACCTGGGTCCCGCCCAGCAGACCCAAACCCCAAACAGGAGCCCGGCGGTGGGCACGGGCCGGCGGGGATACCAGGGATACCAGCACGCGCCCACCAACACTCCGGAAATGTCTCTCTTCGGAGGAGTTGACCACACGGGCGCTGTCACGTCACCTCAGAGAGGACCTTTGGCAG GAGGTGTCACCACATTTGTGGCGCTTTATGACTATGAGTCACGGACGGCGTCCGATCTGACCTTTCGGAAAGGCGACCAGCTGCAAATTGTCAACAACAC GAAAAAGTACAGCTTCAG AGAAGGGGACTGGTGGTTAGCTCGCTCCTTGACAACCGGAGGGAGCGGTTACATCCCCAGCAACTATGTGGCGCCGTCCGACTCCATTCAAGCGGAAGAGTACGTCACACGTAATACGCGGTGTAGTGCAAACTCAACTAACCTCTGCGGCTGGCTGGCCCGCTTTTCTACTTTTGGCAGGTGGTATTTTGGGAGGATAACTCGGCGAGACTCGGAAAGGATCCTTTTGAATTTACAGAATAGACGAGGAACCTTCCTGGTGAGGGAGAGCGAAACCACCAAAG GAGCTTACTGTCTTTCGGTGCTGGATTACGACAACACCAAAGGCCTGAATGTGAAACATTACAAGATCAGGAAGCTGGATAGCGGCGGCTTCTACATCACGTCCCGCACGCAGTTCACCAGTCTGCAGCAGCTCGTCTTCCATTATCGCA AGCACTCTGATGGGCTGTGCCACGCCCTGACCGATGTGTGCCCCGTGGCTAAGCCCCAGACCCAGGGACTGGCTCGCGATGCCTGGGAGATCCCTCGAGAGTCCCTCCGGCTTGACCTTAAACTCGGCCAGGGCTGCTTCGGAGAGGTCTGGATGG GCACGTGGAATGGTACAACGCGGGTGGCCATCAAGACCCTGAAGCCGGGCACCATGTCACCAGAGGCCTTCCTGCAGGAAGCGCAAGTCATGAAGAAACTCAGGCATGAGAAGTTGGTTCAGCTCTACGCCGTGGTATCCGAGGAACCCATCTACATCGTCACTGAGTACATGAGCCaag GCAGCctactggacttcctcaaaGGAGAAGCGGGAAAAATGCTTCGACTGCCTCAGCTGGTGGACATGGCCGCTCAG ATCGCAGCGGGGATGGCGTATGTGGAGAGGATGAACTACGTGCACAGAGACCTACGTGCCGCCAACATCCTGGTGGGAGACAACCTGGTGTGCAAGGTGGCCGACTTTGGACTGGCCAGACTCATCGAAGACAACGAGTACACTGCCAGGCAGG GCGCCAAGTTCCCCATCAAGTGGACGGCGCCCGAGGCGGCGCTTTACGGCCGTTTCACTATCAAGTCGGACGTGTGGTCCTTCGGGGTGCTGCTGACAGAGCTGGCCACCAAAGGCCGAGTTCCTTATCCAG GCATGGTAAACCGCGAGGTCCTGGACCAGGTAGAGCGCGGCTACCGGATGCCCTGCCCGTCCGAGTGTCCCGGCTCCCTGCACGAACTCATGCTCTCCTGCTGGCGGAAGGACCCCGAAGAAAGGCCCACCTTTGAATACCTACAGGGCTTTCTGGAGGACTACTTCACCTCCACGGAACCCCAGTACCAGCCTGGGGAGAACCTATAG